A genomic region of Papaver somniferum cultivar HN1 chromosome 7, ASM357369v1, whole genome shotgun sequence contains the following coding sequences:
- the LOC113299648 gene encoding uncharacterized protein LOC113299648 → MQAARRLSFLSKDPSFSDSKKKVFYKITTAVCESNIRCSRAFSASAPSGASKRESNCKRVPLDERRWMVEAFVENYKTLNGGKFPTITEIRKQMGGSHYTIRRLVQELDHKSKTSHVSEADQHLLQTKVPKKEDQGFTKVEEITNTEPAVDLKSHELSSTAKEEPSTIIITNDVEAKVKPEVCHRAEKPLTGEAAEVKCSTVIISSDLEAKEKPQIPNYVENSLSGETVKPCDSAKEAAKSENGLKEEVMHGSDGSEEKAKSSTIIISSDLEAKEKPQIPAYAENSLSGETAKPCDSAKEAAMSEISLGINGLKEEVVHGSEEKVKSSTIIISNDVEAKEKPQVPTDVENSLSGETAKPCDAGKEAANSEGLLSSDGSVGVAQEDLEGDKLSRNILSKESKEDPVPVVPNIWGKLRSFAGDVIKLWRKL, encoded by the exons ATGCAGGCTGCAAGacggctctcctttttatctaaGGACCCTTCCTTTTCTGATTCTAAGAAGAAGG TGTTCTACAAAATAACAACTGCAGTATGTGAATCAAATATCCGGTGCAGTAGGGCTTTTTCTGCATCTGCCCCTTCTGGTGCATCAAAACGTGAAAGCAATTGTAAACGGGTACCACTAGATGAAAGGAGATGGATGGTGGAAGCTTTTGTTGAAAA TTACAAGACGTTGAatggaggaaaatttcctactattACTGAAATTCGTAAGCAAATGGGAGGTTCTCACTACACTATTAGGAGGTTGGTGCAGGAACTAGACCACAAATCTAAAACCTCCCATGTCAGCGAGGCAGACCAGCATTTATTGCAAACCAAAGTTCCTAAGAAAGAAGATCAAGGTTTTACAAAGGTTGAAGAGATCACAAACACAGAACCAGCAGTGGATCTGAAGAGCCATGAACTGAGCTCAACAGCTAAGGAGGAGCCTTCAACAATCATCATTACAAATGATGTAGAAGCAAAAGTAAAGCCTGAAGTTTGCCATCGTGCTGAGAAACCTTTGACTGGAGAGGCTGCAGAGGTCAAGTGTTCAACCGTAATCATTAGCAGTGATTTAGAGGCAAAAGAAAAGCCACAGATTCCCAATTATGTGGAGAACTCCTTGAGTGGAGAGACTGTAAAACCTTGTGATAGTGCAAAAGAAGCAGCTAAGTCTGAAAATGGTTTGAAAGAAGAGGTCATGCATGGTTCAGATGGTTCGGAAGAAAAGGCCAAGTCTTCGACCATAATCATTAGCAGTGATTTAGAAGCAAAAGAAAAGCcacagattcccgcttatgccgaGAACTCCTTGAGTGGAGAGACTGCAAAACCTTGTGATAGTGCTAAAGAAGCAGCTATGTCTGAAATATCTTTGGGTATTAATGGCTTGAAAGAAGAGGTCGTGCATGGTTCAGAAGAAAAGGTCAAGTCTTCAACAATCATCATTAGCAATGACGTAGAAGCAAAAGAAAAACCACAGGTTCCCACTGATGTTGAGAACTCCCTGAGTGGAGAGACTGCAAAACCATGTGACGCTGGTAAAGAAGCAGCTAACTCTGAAGGCTTGTTGAGTTCAGATGGTTCAGTAGGAGTCGCTCAAGAAGACCTGGAAGGAGATAAGCTTTCGAG AAACATATTAAGCAAGGAGTCGAAGGAAGATCCTGTACCAGTGGTACCAAATATTTGGGGAAAGCTGAGGTCCTTTGCTGGTGATGTCATTAAATTGTGGAGAAAGCTGTAA